The following coding sequences lie in one Kribbella sp. NBC_00709 genomic window:
- a CDS encoding rhodanese-like domain-containing protein — MTKQIDQAAVAHFAERLAYETDVSDVASDIGGGVTGWVLIDSRSQESWDQGHVPGAVHLPTREIAARAASVVPDGVAVVTYCWGPGCNGATRAALEFAKLGYPVKEMIGGFEYWTREGLPVETADGIDRRLPDPLTAPRGVACAC; from the coding sequence ATGACCAAACAGATCGACCAGGCCGCCGTCGCACACTTCGCGGAACGGCTGGCGTACGAGACGGACGTGTCGGATGTCGCCTCGGACATCGGCGGCGGCGTGACCGGTTGGGTGCTGATCGACAGCCGCAGCCAGGAGAGCTGGGACCAGGGCCACGTCCCCGGAGCGGTCCACCTGCCGACCAGAGAGATCGCGGCTCGCGCGGCGTCCGTCGTACCTGACGGCGTTGCCGTGGTGACGTACTGCTGGGGGCCGGGCTGCAACGGTGCGACCCGCGCAGCCCTGGAGTTCGCGAAGCTGGGGTATCCGGTGAAGGAGATGATCGGCGGGTTCGAGTACTGGACCCGTGAGGGGCTGCCGGTGGAGACCGCCGACGGGATCGATCGCCGGCTGCCGGATCCGCTCACCGCACCGCGCGGGGTGGCGTGCGCGTGCTGA
- a CDS encoding SAM-dependent methyltransferase, whose protein sequence is MSDQPMHDGGLVAFGIDSTRPSVARVYDYALGGKDNYEADRELYRQIMKIAPETPVWARENRRWLNTAITWLAEEAGVRRFIDAGSGLPTVENTHQIAQKADVDASVIYIDNDPSVVAHGRALLLDNDRTQFTAADLTKPEQVLADPAVAELLAAGEPVALVMALMLHHIADYEQTREIAGKYADALPPGSYLAITHACNPGDGGAVDVLVTELVEKVKDAFPTLAFRSVEQISSLFGELEILEPGVVPLGEWHVPGGRVEDERPADIRDAIYGAVARKA, encoded by the coding sequence GTGAGTGATCAGCCGATGCACGACGGCGGGCTGGTCGCGTTCGGGATCGACTCCACGCGTCCGAGTGTGGCCCGGGTCTACGACTACGCCCTCGGCGGCAAGGACAACTACGAGGCCGACCGTGAGCTGTATCGGCAGATCATGAAGATCGCGCCGGAGACGCCCGTGTGGGCCCGGGAGAACCGGCGCTGGCTCAACACCGCCATCACCTGGCTGGCCGAAGAGGCCGGGGTCCGCCGGTTCATCGACGCGGGCTCCGGCCTGCCGACCGTCGAGAACACCCACCAGATCGCTCAGAAGGCCGACGTGGACGCCTCGGTGATCTACATCGACAACGACCCGTCCGTCGTCGCCCACGGGCGGGCCCTGCTGCTGGACAACGACCGGACCCAGTTCACCGCCGCGGACCTCACGAAGCCCGAGCAGGTGCTGGCCGACCCCGCGGTCGCCGAGCTGCTGGCCGCCGGCGAGCCGGTCGCGCTGGTGATGGCGCTGATGCTGCACCACATCGCCGACTACGAGCAGACCCGCGAGATCGCCGGCAAGTACGCCGACGCGCTGCCGCCGGGGTCGTATCTGGCGATCACGCACGCGTGCAACCCGGGCGACGGGGGTGCCGTCGATGTGCTCGTGACCGAGCTGGTCGAGAAGGTCAAGGACGCGTTCCCGACGCTGGCGTTCCGTTCGGTCGAGCAGATCTCGTCGCTGTTCGGTGAGCTCGAGATCCTCGAGCCGGGCGTCGTCCCGCTGGGCGAGTGGCACGTTCCCGGCGGCCGGGTCGAGGACGAGCGTCCGGCCGACATCCGCGACGCCATCTACGGCGCCGTCGCGCGCAAGGCGTAG
- a CDS encoding tetratricopeptide repeat protein encodes MTTDLTPELAATIEAAFAARDRENMGPTIAFFEKLLSEYPDNAYVLYEVGGSYDTAGQEEKAVGYYERALPGLTGETRRKCLLQYGSTLRNLDRFDESLAVFKDACAEFPESDSLRVFKALTLHAAGNKDKALATLLLVIADKVDSAEIKRYEAAIRGNADYLANLG; translated from the coding sequence GTGACGACAGATCTGACTCCGGAGCTGGCCGCGACGATCGAGGCGGCGTTCGCCGCGCGGGACCGCGAGAACATGGGCCCGACGATCGCCTTCTTCGAGAAGCTGCTGAGCGAGTATCCGGACAACGCGTATGTGCTCTACGAGGTCGGTGGGTCGTACGACACCGCCGGTCAGGAAGAGAAGGCGGTCGGGTACTACGAGCGCGCGCTGCCGGGGCTGACCGGCGAGACGCGCCGCAAGTGCCTGCTGCAGTACGGCAGCACGCTGCGCAATCTCGACCGTTTCGACGAGTCGCTCGCGGTGTTCAAGGACGCCTGCGCGGAGTTCCCCGAGTCGGACTCGCTGCGGGTCTTCAAGGCGCTGACCCTGCACGCCGCCGGGAACAAGGACAAGGCGCTGGCGACACTGCTGCTGGTGATCGCCGACAAGGTCGACTCCGCGGAGATCAAACGCTACGAGGCCGCCATCCGCGGCAACGCGGACTACCTGGCCAACCTCGGCTAG
- a CDS encoding DUF1622 domain-containing protein produces MDFESVFADVARVIEGTGVVIMAIGLAGVLIRYAYDVVRKGTGSYQQLRVNLGRVILLGLEILIVGDIIRTIIVETSVQSVLVLGLIVVIRTVLSFALEVEISGSWPWQQRRTGQSDAA; encoded by the coding sequence GTGGACTTCGAGTCTGTCTTCGCGGATGTGGCCCGGGTGATCGAGGGCACCGGCGTGGTCATCATGGCCATCGGCCTGGCCGGTGTCCTGATCCGCTACGCGTACGACGTCGTCCGCAAAGGCACCGGCAGCTACCAGCAACTCCGGGTGAACCTCGGCCGGGTGATCCTGCTCGGCCTGGAGATCCTGATCGTCGGCGACATCATCCGGACGATCATCGTGGAGACGTCGGTCCAGAGCGTGCTGGTGCTCGGCCTGATCGTGGTGATCCGGACGGTGCTCAGTTTCGCGCTCGAAGTGGAGATCTCCGGGTCCTGGCCGTGGCAGCAACGACGGACCGGGCAGTCGGACGCGGCATGA
- a CDS encoding FAD-binding oxidoreductase: MTTLLRTGDAGYDEARTVWNAMVDRRPAVIARCSSTADVAEAVRFGRAAGLEIAVRCGGHNIAGLAVPDGGLMIDLTLMNAVQVDPSLKRAWVQGGALLGELDKAAQEYGLATTAGNVSHTGVGGLTLGGGMGWLARRFGLACDNVVSYEVVTADGEVVLASADENPELFWGLRGGGGNFGIVTRFEFRLHEVGTRALSVELTFPASAGFHVLRGWRDLNEHAPREATFTATIKPDSVTVGYVWVGEGGYSLLPAFRALGPVADEVVEETTYLKLQTRDDSVQGHRYRRYWKGHYFKALPDEAIRALLRTPGVAASLQAYGGAIADVPDGDAAFSHRDTLFEFVTATRWEDADEDHARIAQLREYAATLAPYASGAYMNTLNGDPIQRAFPPAKLERLVALKTAYDPANVFHLNQNICPGEASAESAA, from the coding sequence ATGACCACGCTGCTGCGCACCGGCGACGCCGGGTACGACGAGGCCCGGACCGTCTGGAACGCGATGGTCGACCGCAGGCCGGCCGTGATCGCCCGGTGTTCGAGCACCGCGGACGTCGCCGAGGCAGTGCGGTTCGGCCGGGCCGCCGGACTGGAGATCGCGGTCCGCTGCGGCGGGCACAACATCGCCGGCCTCGCCGTACCCGATGGCGGGTTGATGATCGACCTGACGCTGATGAACGCGGTGCAGGTGGATCCGTCGCTGAAGCGAGCGTGGGTGCAGGGTGGCGCGTTGCTGGGCGAGCTGGACAAGGCGGCGCAGGAGTACGGCCTGGCGACGACCGCGGGGAACGTCTCCCACACCGGTGTCGGTGGGCTGACGCTCGGCGGCGGGATGGGATGGCTGGCCCGTCGGTTCGGTCTGGCCTGCGACAACGTGGTGTCGTACGAGGTCGTGACCGCGGACGGCGAGGTCGTCCTGGCGAGTGCCGACGAGAATCCGGAGCTGTTCTGGGGCCTGCGCGGTGGTGGCGGGAACTTCGGGATCGTGACGAGGTTCGAGTTCCGGTTGCACGAGGTCGGGACCCGGGCGTTGAGCGTCGAGCTCACCTTTCCGGCGTCGGCCGGCTTCCACGTGCTGCGCGGCTGGCGCGACCTGAACGAGCACGCGCCGCGGGAAGCGACGTTCACCGCGACCATCAAGCCGGACTCGGTGACCGTCGGGTACGTGTGGGTCGGCGAGGGCGGGTACAGCCTGCTGCCGGCGTTCCGCGCGCTCGGCCCGGTCGCCGACGAGGTCGTCGAGGAGACTACGTACCTGAAACTGCAGACGCGTGACGACAGCGTGCAGGGTCACCGGTACCGGCGGTACTGGAAGGGGCACTACTTCAAGGCCCTTCCCGACGAGGCGATCCGCGCGTTGCTGCGGACGCCTGGTGTGGCCGCGAGCCTGCAGGCATACGGCGGCGCGATCGCCGACGTACCGGATGGCGATGCGGCGTTCAGCCACCGGGACACGCTGTTCGAGTTCGTCACCGCGACCCGGTGGGAGGACGCGGACGAGGACCACGCGCGGATCGCCCAGCTGCGCGAGTACGCCGCCACGCTGGCGCCGTACGCGAGTGGGGCGTACATGAACACGCTGAACGGCGACCCGATCCAGCGCGCGTTCCCGCCGGCCAAGCTGGAGCGACTGGTGGCGCTGAAGACGGCGTACGACCCGGCGAATGTCTTCCACCTCAACCAGAACATCTGCCCCGGCGAGGCGAGTGCGGAGAGCGCCGCCTGA
- the pdxR gene encoding MocR-like pyridoxine biosynthesis transcription factor PdxR, with the protein MRTSSGAGELLVELQRESGVPLHQQLEGGIRTRIRAGLLRAETVMPSTRALAQDLGLSRGVVVEAYQQLVAEGYLISRGGGYTQVADIAVVEPTPTRRSASGPPRIDFRYSRPDVSQFPRAAWLRSIRRVLNETPYRSLAYIDGRGTIELRMSLADYLNRVRGTAARPENMLICNGFAQGSRLLLQVLAAHGYRRLAVEDPSDNDLREVARAAGLEAVGVPVLESGIDVDALERSGADVVLVTAAHQFPTGAVASAETRAALVAWAARNDRLVIEDDYDAEYRYDREPIGAMQGLAPERVAYAGTASKTLAPGLRLGWLILPAWLVEPMAQAKLMDDRGSPVFDQLAFADFVARGEFDRHLRRMRPRYRLLRDTLVDQLAARIPELEPVGVSAGLHVMTFLPPDLTEDAVRAAASERGVGVYGLAPYWVSGSGPAGLVFGYGSLNRTEVVEGIDLLADAVATIRRR; encoded by the coding sequence ATGAGGACCAGTTCCGGAGCCGGCGAACTCCTGGTCGAGCTCCAGCGGGAGAGCGGCGTACCACTCCACCAGCAACTGGAAGGCGGGATCCGGACCCGGATCCGGGCCGGCCTGCTGCGGGCGGAGACGGTGATGCCGTCCACCCGCGCGCTTGCGCAAGACCTCGGGCTGTCCCGCGGCGTGGTCGTCGAGGCTTACCAGCAGCTCGTCGCGGAGGGATATCTGATCAGCCGCGGCGGTGGGTACACGCAGGTCGCGGACATCGCGGTGGTCGAACCGACGCCCACGCGGCGGTCCGCGAGCGGCCCGCCGCGGATCGACTTCCGCTACAGCCGGCCGGATGTCTCACAGTTCCCCCGCGCCGCGTGGCTCCGATCGATCCGCCGAGTGCTGAACGAGACGCCGTACCGCAGCCTCGCCTACATCGACGGTCGCGGCACGATCGAGCTGCGAATGTCGCTCGCCGACTACCTCAACCGGGTCCGCGGTACGGCGGCCCGCCCGGAGAACATGCTGATCTGCAACGGGTTCGCGCAGGGCTCACGGTTGCTGCTGCAGGTGCTGGCGGCGCACGGGTACCGGCGGCTGGCGGTCGAAGATCCGTCCGACAACGATCTGCGCGAGGTTGCGCGGGCGGCCGGGCTCGAGGCGGTCGGCGTACCCGTGCTCGAGTCGGGGATCGATGTCGACGCGCTCGAGCGGTCCGGCGCGGACGTGGTGCTCGTGACGGCGGCGCATCAGTTCCCGACCGGGGCGGTGGCCTCGGCGGAGACGCGGGCCGCGCTGGTCGCGTGGGCGGCCCGGAACGACAGGCTGGTGATCGAGGACGACTACGACGCGGAGTACCGCTACGACCGCGAACCGATCGGCGCGATGCAAGGGCTGGCGCCGGAGCGGGTCGCGTACGCCGGGACGGCGAGCAAGACGCTTGCGCCCGGGCTGCGGCTGGGCTGGTTGATCCTGCCGGCCTGGCTGGTCGAGCCGATGGCGCAGGCGAAGCTGATGGACGATCGCGGGTCGCCGGTGTTCGACCAGTTGGCGTTCGCAGACTTCGTGGCGCGGGGTGAGTTCGACCGGCACCTGCGCCGGATGCGGCCGCGGTACCGGCTGCTGCGGGACACGCTCGTCGACCAACTGGCGGCGCGGATCCCGGAGCTCGAGCCGGTCGGGGTGTCGGCCGGGCTGCATGTGATGACGTTCCTGCCGCCGGACCTCACCGAGGACGCGGTCCGGGCGGCGGCGTCGGAGCGCGGGGTCGGGGTGTACGGACTGGCGCCGTACTGGGTGTCCGGATCGGGTCCGGCCGGCCTCGTCTTCGGGTACGGATCGCTCAACCGGACAGAAGTTGTCGAGGGCATCGACCTGCTCGCGGACGCCGTCGCGACGATTCGCCGTCGATGA
- a CDS encoding GNAT family N-acetyltransferase yields the protein MIAAAHIDALMNQGWPAAHSTELDGWLVRHNDGVTLRANSVLPASAPFDLDRALDYVENLYAAHQIAPSFQVGPAAQPGDLDEYLAARGYEVRNPTLVMCAEVADVLAKLPEPAAAVNISSAPDDDWMDFWWAVDGRGGSAAQAAARQILNRARALYGVIPAGPPAKAIGRLALVGDWAGIYCLAVDGEYRRQGLAQATIHGLLQKATTLGVTRVWLQVVEANAPARALYDRLGFQTVSRYHYRVKA from the coding sequence GTGATCGCCGCAGCTCATATCGACGCCCTGATGAACCAAGGCTGGCCCGCCGCGCACAGCACCGAACTCGACGGCTGGCTGGTCCGACACAACGACGGAGTGACCCTCCGAGCGAACTCGGTCCTGCCCGCGAGCGCACCCTTCGACCTCGACAGGGCCTTGGACTACGTGGAAAACCTGTATGCCGCGCACCAGATCGCGCCGTCCTTCCAGGTCGGTCCGGCGGCCCAGCCCGGTGACCTCGACGAGTACCTCGCGGCCCGCGGCTACGAGGTCCGCAACCCGACGCTGGTGATGTGCGCCGAGGTCGCCGACGTCCTCGCGAAGCTGCCCGAGCCGGCCGCCGCAGTGAATATTTCCTCGGCGCCCGACGACGACTGGATGGACTTCTGGTGGGCCGTCGACGGCCGCGGCGGATCTGCCGCGCAGGCCGCTGCCCGGCAGATCCTCAACCGCGCCCGCGCCCTGTACGGCGTGATCCCGGCCGGACCGCCGGCCAAGGCGATCGGCCGCCTCGCCCTGGTCGGCGACTGGGCCGGCATCTACTGCCTCGCCGTCGACGGCGAGTACCGCCGGCAGGGTCTCGCGCAGGCGACCATCCACGGTTTGTTGCAGAAGGCAACGACTCTCGGTGTTACCCGGGTCTGGCTGCAGGTGGTCGAGGCCAACGCCCCGGCCCGCGCCCTCTACGACCGCCTCGGCTTCCAGACCGTCTCGCGGTACCACTACCGCGTCAAAGCGTGA
- a CDS encoding MBL fold metallo-hydrolase, whose amino-acid sequence MKVSRRGMLTGAAAVGAAAVGAAGVVGLEGRSEAATTPVAQPRRDSVELTWFGTHAWQIRCGKTVVLTDPWLTRFKTGTFTPEGADPKTKLVIKPEVIDKHLSTADAILVHHGHYDHMADVPYVAKKTQATVLCTETHANLLRAMRTPDELLSPVRGGEYLPFDGFAVEVYPSLHSCSGKRHTYAYPGYRYDVPARPRVIEDLVEGGTLAFVITIGGLRILSLSTANFDPNALRDLQVDVVFAAPGGEPGITDRLLQTIKPVRKVIATHWDDFDKPLDEPGVPWTDLTPLRKSVQQRGAELVVLDHLQKVTL is encoded by the coding sequence GTGAAGGTGAGTCGGAGGGGAATGCTGACCGGCGCGGCCGCGGTCGGTGCAGCGGCAGTCGGGGCGGCCGGCGTGGTCGGGCTCGAGGGCCGGAGCGAGGCGGCGACGACCCCGGTCGCACAGCCACGGCGGGACTCGGTCGAGCTGACCTGGTTCGGGACGCACGCGTGGCAGATCCGGTGCGGCAAGACCGTCGTACTGACCGATCCGTGGCTGACCCGGTTCAAGACGGGGACGTTCACGCCGGAGGGTGCGGACCCGAAGACGAAGCTCGTGATCAAGCCCGAGGTGATCGACAAGCACCTCAGCACGGCCGACGCGATCCTGGTCCACCACGGGCACTACGACCACATGGCCGACGTGCCGTATGTCGCGAAGAAGACGCAGGCGACCGTGCTGTGCACCGAGACGCATGCCAACCTGCTGCGCGCGATGCGGACGCCGGACGAGCTGCTCTCACCCGTCCGCGGCGGCGAGTACCTGCCGTTCGACGGCTTCGCGGTCGAGGTGTACCCGTCGTTGCATTCGTGCAGCGGCAAGCGGCACACCTACGCGTACCCGGGCTATCGGTACGACGTACCGGCGCGTCCGCGCGTGATCGAGGACCTGGTCGAGGGCGGCACGCTGGCGTTCGTGATCACGATCGGCGGCCTGCGGATCCTCAGTCTGAGTACGGCGAACTTCGACCCGAACGCCCTGCGCGACCTGCAGGTCGACGTCGTCTTCGCGGCCCCCGGCGGCGAACCTGGCATCACCGACCGCCTGCTGCAGACGATCAAGCCGGTGCGGAAGGTGATCGCCACCCACTGGGACGACTTCGACAAGCCCCTCGACGAGCCCGGCGTCCCGTGGACCGACCTCACCCCGCTCCGGAAGTCGGTCCAACAGCGAGGCGCCGAGCTCGTCGTCCTCGATCACCTGCAGAAGGTCACGCTTTGA
- a CDS encoding LysR family transcriptional regulator yields MLTERHLQIFIALAEEQHFGDAARVVGITQPPLSQGLRRLEALVGAKLFERGAGQVELTPAGVALLPYARRALTSIEELHQAAVARDPEGPEIRLGLAPEVPPAAGAAVAAASGAVIPGSRVTVVTASTSSLINQVNTGRLTMAAVLHPVVLDGLEAGPVSLLPTWALAPAGAVDGEVVGLRQLKGLPVAVRPRTEAPAARDLFLDTLALHRPTGGTVVVTDERAGLAMAAAGQAIVVTADPALTAPGVTRHRLADDPLPLRLRLVWSRTRMPFLRPNDVMAQLTEALVAS; encoded by the coding sequence ATGCTCACTGAACGGCATCTGCAGATCTTCATCGCGCTCGCCGAGGAGCAGCACTTCGGGGACGCGGCTCGGGTCGTCGGCATCACCCAGCCGCCGCTGTCACAAGGTCTGCGCCGCCTCGAAGCGCTCGTCGGCGCCAAGCTCTTCGAACGGGGCGCCGGCCAGGTCGAGCTCACCCCCGCCGGCGTCGCGCTCCTGCCGTACGCGCGCCGCGCGCTGACCTCGATCGAGGAGTTGCACCAGGCCGCGGTCGCCCGCGATCCGGAGGGACCGGAGATCCGGCTCGGTCTCGCGCCTGAGGTCCCGCCCGCGGCCGGCGCTGCGGTGGCAGCGGCTTCCGGTGCAGTGATCCCAGGCAGCCGCGTCACGGTGGTGACTGCCTCGACCAGTTCGCTGATCAACCAGGTGAACACGGGCCGGCTGACGATGGCCGCCGTACTGCATCCCGTCGTACTCGACGGACTGGAAGCCGGCCCGGTCTCGCTGCTTCCGACCTGGGCGCTTGCGCCGGCCGGGGCGGTGGATGGGGAGGTCGTCGGGTTGCGCCAGCTCAAAGGGCTGCCGGTCGCGGTCCGGCCGCGGACCGAGGCGCCGGCGGCACGCGATCTGTTCCTGGACACGCTCGCCCTGCATCGACCTACCGGCGGCACAGTCGTCGTGACCGACGAGCGAGCCGGCTTGGCGATGGCCGCCGCCGGACAGGCGATCGTGGTGACCGCGGACCCTGCGCTGACAGCGCCGGGCGTGACGCGGCACCGGCTGGCCGACGATCCGCTGCCGTTGCGGCTCCGCCTCGTCTGGTCGAGGACTCGTATGCCGTTCCTCCGGCCGAACGACGTGATGGCGCAACTGACCGAAGCGTTGGTGGCGTCGTGA
- a CDS encoding serine hydrolase yields the protein MNARIRGVFEDAGVRGWLHAIALDEPESMVEVDADGIVPLASVYKLPLLAGFCRLVDLGEVDPREQITLDPSAKTAGPTGLSVFADPVTASLRDLALSMMTVSDNASADALLDIVGLPRLAELLESFGLRRTRVRRGTAGNLLDLQRRTRTNDPDAALAVLADNDRTDPVGIYEAVNASASTARDMTLLLQRLWSGELLSPEQTEFVKATMQQQVFLHRMASGFPHDGVRVAGKTGTFGALRHEVGVVTLPGGASFAIAVFTLAARGDNRQPRVDTAIGEAARLSVDLLR from the coding sequence GTGAACGCCCGGATCCGGGGCGTGTTCGAGGACGCCGGCGTACGCGGCTGGCTGCATGCGATCGCGCTCGACGAGCCCGAGTCGATGGTCGAGGTCGACGCGGACGGGATCGTGCCGTTGGCCTCGGTGTACAAGCTGCCCTTGCTGGCCGGATTCTGCCGGCTCGTCGACCTCGGTGAGGTGGATCCACGGGAGCAGATCACACTCGACCCGTCGGCGAAGACGGCCGGGCCGACCGGGTTGTCGGTGTTCGCGGATCCGGTCACGGCATCGCTGCGGGATCTGGCGCTGTCGATGATGACGGTCTCCGACAACGCGTCGGCGGACGCGCTGCTCGACATCGTTGGGTTGCCGCGGCTGGCCGAACTACTGGAGTCGTTCGGCCTGCGTCGGACCCGGGTACGCCGGGGTACGGCGGGCAATCTGCTCGACCTGCAACGCCGTACCAGGACGAACGATCCGGACGCGGCGCTCGCCGTACTCGCGGACAACGACCGGACCGATCCGGTTGGCATCTACGAAGCCGTGAACGCATCGGCGAGCACCGCCCGCGACATGACGCTGTTGCTGCAGCGGTTGTGGTCGGGGGAGTTGCTGTCACCGGAGCAGACCGAATTCGTCAAGGCGACGATGCAGCAGCAGGTGTTCCTGCACCGGATGGCGTCCGGCTTCCCGCACGACGGCGTACGCGTCGCCGGGAAGACCGGGACGTTCGGTGCGTTGCGCCACGAGGTCGGCGTGGTCACCCTCCCGGGCGGCGCATCCTTCGCCATCGCCGTCTTCACCCTCGCCGCCCGCGGCGACAACCGCCAGCCCCGAGTAGACACCGCCATCGGCGAAGCCGCCCGCCTATCCGTCGACCTGCTGCGTTAG
- a CDS encoding RidA family protein: MSKLEYPRAVGVAPGNGYSHVVTGHGQWVAIAGQVALDPDGKLVGVGDPGAQAEQVFANLERCLAGAGATFEDVAKMTIFVTDMANMPAIRAVRDRYIPGTKPAASAVQVAALFHPDVLLEIEVFAIV; encoded by the coding sequence ATGAGCAAACTGGAGTATCCGCGTGCGGTCGGAGTTGCCCCGGGCAACGGTTACAGCCATGTGGTGACCGGTCACGGGCAGTGGGTGGCGATCGCCGGACAGGTCGCGCTGGACCCGGACGGGAAGCTCGTCGGCGTCGGCGATCCGGGCGCCCAGGCCGAGCAGGTGTTCGCGAATCTCGAGCGCTGCCTGGCCGGCGCCGGCGCGACCTTCGAGGACGTGGCGAAGATGACGATCTTCGTCACCGACATGGCGAACATGCCGGCGATCCGGGCGGTGCGCGACCGGTACATCCCCGGCACCAAGCCGGCCGCCTCCGCCGTCCAGGTAGCCGCCCTCTTCCACCCCGACGTACTGCTCGAAATCGAAGTCTTCGCGATCGTCTAA
- a CDS encoding DUF6807 family protein has product MGRTPKDSITIADVARAAEVSRATVSRVMNGRLSVAPEIVARVRAAADRLNYRPSDLARSLSLGRTNMVALVVPDLGNPLFQQILRGITNASAAAGYRVLVAETDEDPAAEAEIAIEARRRCDALIMVSPRLDEERLLELLPQVQPVILVNRQGPEEVSSVVVDYGRAVRIVVDHLVGLGHRRLAFLSGPAASASNTLRVRALDVAEREIPGLELVRLECGRSIEDGYAAVERVLESHVTAVVAFNDLVAFGLLARLNEVGVAVPADLSVTGMDDIGLARFAVPSLTTVRVPQKDLGELAWRRLHASIAAPNGDADAVPELRLAVRASTGPVPQEPRLHGGTSAGRVGWQQQGDIFALGSDSGLLARYEFGRRMPQVHAPRPYLHPVRTLGGHPLTEVSPVDHRHHYGVSLAVPMVNGTSHWGGRTYVREQGPTLLTNHGQQRSRGVTANGDELIDDITWYDEQGRPQLVERRRLLGGLSAGGWRLDWRSVLTARYGSLQIESPATSGREGAAYGGIFWRLPAAETTVLSADGEGLDAAFGSVSPWLAFVQGDVTLMLVQPDDVRPWFLRVEGYVGACPALAWDSPLTLQPNQELSLSLTALLLDRPVDRAEARTLAAQL; this is encoded by the coding sequence GTGGGCCGGACACCGAAGGACTCGATCACGATCGCCGACGTCGCGCGGGCGGCGGAGGTGTCGCGGGCGACCGTGTCCCGGGTGATGAACGGCCGGCTCAGTGTCGCGCCCGAGATCGTCGCCCGGGTGCGCGCCGCGGCGGACCGGCTCAACTACCGGCCCAGCGACCTGGCCCGCAGCCTGTCCCTCGGCCGGACGAACATGGTCGCGCTGGTGGTCCCCGACCTCGGCAACCCGCTGTTCCAGCAGATCCTGCGTGGCATCACGAACGCGTCCGCGGCGGCCGGCTACCGCGTGCTGGTCGCCGAGACCGACGAGGACCCGGCCGCCGAGGCGGAGATCGCGATCGAAGCGCGGCGGCGGTGCGACGCGCTGATCATGGTCTCGCCGCGGTTGGACGAGGAGCGGCTGCTCGAGCTGTTGCCGCAGGTGCAGCCGGTCATCCTCGTCAACCGGCAGGGGCCGGAAGAGGTCTCGTCGGTGGTCGTCGACTACGGCCGCGCCGTCCGGATCGTCGTCGATCACCTGGTCGGTCTGGGCCATCGGCGGCTCGCGTTCCTGTCGGGGCCGGCGGCAAGCGCGTCCAACACGCTCCGGGTGCGGGCGCTCGACGTCGCCGAGCGGGAGATCCCAGGGCTGGAGCTCGTCCGGCTCGAGTGCGGCCGCTCGATCGAGGACGGGTACGCCGCGGTTGAACGGGTGCTGGAGTCGCACGTGACCGCGGTGGTCGCGTTCAACGATCTGGTCGCGTTCGGTTTGCTGGCCAGGCTCAACGAGGTCGGCGTCGCCGTACCGGCTGATCTGTCGGTGACGGGCATGGACGACATCGGGCTCGCGCGGTTCGCCGTACCGTCGCTGACTACGGTCCGCGTTCCGCAGAAGGATCTTGGGGAGTTGGCGTGGCGGCGGTTGCACGCGTCGATTGCTGCACCGAACGGCGATGCGGACGCCGTACCGGAGCTGCGGTTGGCGGTGCGTGCGAGCACTGGGCCGGTGCCACAGGAGCCGCGGTTGCACGGCGGTACGTCGGCAGGCCGCGTCGGATGGCAGCAGCAGGGTGACATCTTTGCGCTGGGGAGCGATTCGGGGCTGCTGGCGCGGTACGAGTTCGGTCGACGGATGCCGCAAGTACACGCACCACGGCCGTACCTGCACCCGGTCCGCACGCTCGGCGGACACCCGCTGACCGAGGTCAGTCCGGTCGACCATCGGCACCACTACGGCGTCTCGCTAGCCGTGCCGATGGTCAACGGGACCTCACACTGGGGCGGCCGGACCTACGTCCGCGAGCAGGGCCCGACCCTCCTGACGAACCATGGCCAGCAACGCAGCCGCGGCGTCACGGCCAACGGTGACGAGTTGATCGACGACATCACCTGGTACGACGAACAAGGGCGACCGCAGCTGGTCGAGCGCCGTCGTCTCCTCGGTGGACTCAGCGCAGGCGGATGGCGACTCGACTGGCGCAGCGTCCTGACTGCCCGCTACGGCTCGCTGCAGATCGAAAGCCCAGCCACGTCCGGTCGCGAAGGCGCTGCGTACGGCGGGATCTTCTGGCGACTGCCCGCGGCCGAGACGACGGTGCTCTCAGCCGACGGTGAAGGCCTGGACGCCGCCTTCGGCTCGGTGAGCCCTTGGCTCGCCTTCGTCCAGGGCGACGTGACACTGATGCTGGTGCAGCCCGACGACGTGCGGCCGTGGTTCCTCCGCGTCGAGGGGTACGTCGGCGCGTGCCCAGCGCTCGCGTGGGACAGCCCGCTGACGTTGCAACCCAATCAGGAGCTGTCGCTGTCGCTCACCGCACTCCTACTGGATCGGCCTGTAGACCGGGCCGAGGCTAGAACGTTGGCAGCCCAGCTGTAG